The following is a genomic window from Synechococcus sp. JA-2-3B'a(2-13).
AAGAAGCCCAAACCCTGTGGATCTCAGCCGATAGCATCCGCGACTTTCTGGTCTACTATATTCACACCCACTCCCCCATTCAACCCATCTACAGCCCCAACTGGCGCCTAATCCCCGACTTGGCCAAGATCTACTTCCCCGATTGCCTGGGCCGGCCACGGGAACATCTGCTGGTCGGCTAGGAAAGAAAAGATATTGACTTCAACTGGCTGAAAGAGAACCCGGTAGAATACGATCAACACAGAGCCTGGTTTGGCTGAGTGCAGCGGCGGTTTTGAAACTGCCAAACTGGGGATATCCGAGTCACTGCTCATTGCTAACACTTGCCGACATCGCCCATGACTGCCGAAGAGAAGCAACCGATGGCCCCAGAAGATACCTATCCTGAACTACAGGAAGAAGAGATCGACGTAGAGGCAGAGCTGGAGAAGCTGATTTTGGAAGATAGCGAAGCAGAAGCCGGTACCTCCTCCGGAGAAACCGCAGCTGAGCCTTCTCCAGATCCCGGTGAAGCTCTCAAGCAGCTCCAGCACGAGTTGGAAGTTGTCCGCCAGCAACTCAAAGAGAAAGAAGACGCCTACCTGCGCCTCTACGCCGATTTTGAAAACTACCGGCGGCGTACCCAGCGGGAAAAAGAAGAGTTCAGCCAAAAAGAACGGCAGAAATTTGTGCTGGAGATCTTGCCTGTTGTGGACAGCTTTGAGCGGGCTCAGCAGCAGCTGAAGCTGGAAACCGACCGCGAGCGGGAGTTGCACAACAGCTACCAGAGCGTCTACCGCCTGCTGGTGGAATGCCTGAAGAAGATGGGCGTCTCCCGCATGAAATCGGTGGGCCAGCCCTTCGACCCCAACCTGCACGAAGCCATAGCCCGTCAGCCCAGCCCAGACTATCCTGAAGATGTGGTAGCCGTCGAATATCAGCCGGGTTACAAGTTGGGGGACTTGGTGATCCGTCATGCCATGGTAGCCGTCTCGGCGGGCAGCCCCAGCTCTGAACCATCCCCCCCAGCCCAAGCCACCATCGAAGCTGGTCCGGAAAACACGCCCGCCTCTCCCCAAAACCCCCAACCTTCCTAGCCGAACTTGCTCACTTGAACCTTGACAAACAGAGCCAGAGCAGTCTCAGAAACGCTACAGTAAAGCTACGGAGACGAAAGCAACGTCTGAAGGTTTCTGCGGGATTCTGGGCAGAATGCTTTTAAGATCCGTGGAATCGCGTTCTTGGGTTGAGACTTGGCGCACGGGAAGAGGGGGCTATGGGTAAAGTCATCGGGATTGACCTGGGAACCACCAACAGTTGCGTGGCGGTTTTGGAAGGTGGTCAGCCCGTTGTGATCACCAACGCCGAGGGAGGGCGCACCACCCCCAGCATTGTCGGCTTCGCCAAGAACAACACCCGCTTGGTGGGCCAACTGGCCAAGCGCCAGGCGGTTACCAATGCTGAAAACACCATCTTCAGCATCAAACGCTTCATTGGCCGCACCTTTGCCGAGACCGAAGATGAGCGGAGGCGGGTTCCCTACAAGGTCATCCCCGGTCGAGACAACATGGTGGAAGTGGTGGTGCAAGATCGCGCCTACACTCCGCAGGAGATCTCCGCCATGATCCTGCAAAAGCTGAAGGCCGATGCGGAGGCCTATCTGGGGGAGCCGGTGACCCAAGCCGTGATCACCGTTCCCGCCTATTTTACCGATGCCCAGCGGCAGGCCACCAAAGATGCGGGCACCATTGCCGGCCTGGAGGTGCTGCGCATCATCAACGAGCCGACAGCAGCCGCCCTGGCCTATGGCCTAGACAAACAAGATCAAGACCTACGCATTCTGGTTTTCGATTTGGGTGGCGGCACCTTCGATGTCTCGGTGCTGCAACTGGGCAGCGGCGTGTTTGAGGTGCAAGCGACTGCCGGCAACAACCACCTGGGGGGGGATGATTTCGACCAAAGAATTGTCGATTGGCTCATCCGTCAGTTTTTGGAGACGGAAGGGATCGACCTCTCGCGGGATCGCATGGCCCTGCAGCGGATGCGGGAGGCTGCTGAGAAGGCCAAAATTGAGCTGTCCAGCACCCAGGTTACACTCATTAACCTGCCTTTTATCACCGCCGACGATTCGGGGCCCAAGCACCTGGAAGTGGAGCTGACCCGCGGCAAGTTTGAGGAGTTGGTGCGGGATCTGGTGGAGGCCACCGTGGAGCCTACAGAACAGGCGCTGCGGGATGCTGACCTCTCCCCTGCAGACATCGACCGCGTGCTGCTGGTGGGCGGCTCTACTCGTATTCCCGCTGTCCAGGAGAAAATTCGGCAAATCTTCAAAAAAAACCCAGATCGCTCCGTCAACCCGGACGAGGCGGTGGCCCTTGGCGCTGCCATCCAGGCAGGCGTGGTGGGTGGAGAAGTGAAAGATCTACTGCTGCTGGACGTGATCCCTCTCTCGATTGGGGTGGAAACGCTGGGGGGAGTCTTCACCCGCATCATCGAGCGCAACACCACCATTCCCACCAGTAAAACCCAGATTTTCTCCACTGCCACCGATGGCCAGAGTGTGGTGGAGATTCACGTCCTGCAGGGAGAGCGGGCCATGGCCAAAGACAACAAAACCTTGGGCCGCTTTCAGCTGACCGGGATCCCGCCGGCTCCCCGTGGGGTGCCCCAGATCGAGGTTTCTTTTGACATCGATGCCAACGGGATCTTGAAAGTCTCGGCTCGGGAAAAGGGGACAGGAATCGAGCAGAGCGTCAAGATCACCAACAACGGTGGCTTGAGCAGCAGCGAGATCGAGCGAATGCGTCGGGAAGCGGAGGCCTATGCCGAAGAAGATCAGCGCCGGCGGCAGTTGGTGGAAGCCCGCAACCAGTCAGATAGCCTGCTCTACAACTACGACAAAACCCTGCAGGAGCATGGCAATCGCCTCAGCGAAGCTCGAATCCAGCGGGGGGCTCAAGTGGCGGGCACATTGAGGGCATTGCTGGCAAATGATAACGTAGACTTAGCAACTTTACGGAACGCAATGGAAGAGCTGCGGGCTGTCCTGCTGGAGATGGGTAGCGAGATCTATGGAGCTCGCTGAGGATTCTAGGCAACTGCTTGCTCTCCCCCAGCTCCGGTGCCTTGTAGGTCTGCTTCGGTTGTGCTGCCTGACAAGTTGCATCTCAAGTGTGTCTGATGTTTTGATCTTTAACCTCTTCTGAAGCGCTTCTATGGCTCGCGACTACTATGAAATCTTGGGGGTTAGCCGCGATAGCTCCAAAGAGGAGATCAAGCGCGCCTATCGACGGTTGGCTCGTAAGTACCACCCGGATGTCAACAAGGAGCCAGGCGCCGAGGAGCGCTTCAAGGAGATCAACCGTGCCTATGAGGTGCTCTCTGATAATGAGCTGAAAGCCCGCTACGATCGCTTTGGAGAAGCGGGTTTGAGTGGAGCTGCTGCGGCAGCAAGTGGATTCCAGGATTTTGCGGGGATGGGTGGCTTTGCCGACATTTTCGAGAGCTTTTTCACCAACTTTGCAGGGGCAGGAGCCAGCTATGCCCGCAGTCGCCAGGGGCCGGTACGGGGCGATGATCTGCGCTTTGACCTAAAACTGGAGTTTCTGGAAGCCATCTTCGGCGGCGAAAAGCAAATTCGCATCAGCCACCTGGAGGTCTGCAATGTCTGTGGGGGCAGCGGGGCCAAGCCCGGTACGGAGGTGAAAACTTGCCCCACCTGCGGAGGCAGCGGTCAGGTGCGACGGGCAACCCGCACGCCGTTTGGCAACTTCACTCAGGTCTCGGTTTGTCCCACCTGTGGTGGCAGCGGTCAGGTGTTGGAGGAGCCCTGCTACAACTGCAACGGCGAGGGCTTGGCCCAAACCACGAAGAAACTGCGCATTAACATCCCAGCCGGCGTGGATAGTGGCACCCGTTTGCGGGTTTCCGGGGAAGGCGATGCCGGTCGACGCGGTGGCCCGCCCGGGGATCTCTACGTCTACCTATTCGTGGAACCGGATCCCGACTTCCAGCGAGATGGCCTGACCATTCTCTCGGAGGTGCGGGTGAGCTATTTGCAGGCCATCTTGGGGGCCAAGGTCTCTGTGCCCACCGTGGACTCGAAAGCCGGCCTGGAGGAGGAGGTGGAGCTGACCATCCCAGCCGGATCCCAGCCGGGTACAGTGCTGACCCTGGAGGGCAAGGGGGTACCTCGCATTGGCAACCCGATGTCTCGGGGCGACCACCAAATCACCTTGGTGGTGGAGATCCCCACCCGCATCAGCTCAGAAGAGCGGGAATTGCTCATGCGCCTGGCTGAGCTGCACGGAGAACGCATCAACAAGCGGGATGGTTTCTTGGGCGGGTTGTTGCGGGGGCTGGCCCAGATGCCTGGCAACCGGGAGCGTGAGGAAGAATGACTGCAGAGGCTGTTTCGTCGGAAGAGGTCAAGTTTATCCTTGACCAGCGCGGGATCCCTTGCCCACTTAACTACGTGCGGGCGAAGCTGCGCCTGGAGCGCATGGCTCCTGGAGAACTGCTGGAGCTATGGCTGGATGCGGGAGAACCCCTGGAGCAGGTGCCCAACAGTCTAGCCATGGCCGGGCATCGGATTGAGGGACAGGCGGCTGCCCCCGAAGGCCATCACATTCTCTGGGTGCGTCGCGGCACGCCTGAGTCGGCATGAGCCCGGTGAAACCGGAAGGAAAAGATTGTACCGGCTGGGTGCGCGCAGCGCAGGCCAACTTTTATCGCGTGCGGATCGATCCGAGTTTGGCCGCCCTTTTTCCCGAGATCCCGGCTCAGTTTCCGGCTCAAAAGCCCACCCCGGCGGAGATTCTCTGTACCAGCCGGGCCAAGCTGAAAAAAACGGGCCAGCAGGTGATGGTGGGGGACTGGGTGGAGGTGCGCTTGCCGCCTGCTGCCGCCGACCTCTGGCCGGAGCGGGGGGTGATCGAGGCGATCCTGCCGCGGCGCACTCAGCTGCCTCGACCCGCTATTGCCAACGCAACCCAAGTTCTGGTGGTGGTGGCCCTGGCCGAGCCCGACCCTGAGCCCAACGCCCTCAGTCGTCTGCTGGTGCAAGCCGAGGCCAGCCAACTGCGGGTTCAGGTGGTGTTGAACAAATGCGACTGCGTGGATCCAGAAGTGGCGACAACTTGGGTGGAGCGTCTGCAGAGGTGGGGATATGAGCCTCTGTTGGTCAGTGCCCACACCCAAGCTGGGATCCCCCAGTTGCAACAGTGCTGTCGAGATCAGATCTCGGTGGTGATGGGCCCTTCCGGGGTGGGCAAATCCAGCTTGCTCAATCGGCTGCTGCCGGACGTTCGGCTGGCCACTCAGGCCGTCTCCAGACGTTTGGGCCATGGTCGGCACACCACCCGCCATGTGGAGCTGTTTCCTTTGCCGGAAGGCGGTTGGATCGCCGATTCGCCGGGATTCAATGCTGGCGAAGGGATCCCGCCGGTGCATCCTTTGCAGTTGATACGGTGCTTCCCCGAAGTAAGGGATCGCTTGGGCGCCTGTCAGTTTCGCGATTGCCTGCACCATCGAGAGCCGGGCTGTGGGCTCCGAGATCTGGATTGGGAACGACGGACTTTTTACTTGCAGCTTTTGCAAGAAGTCCAGCAGGTGCAAAAGGCATCGGTGGGCCTTATCCAGCCTGGCCAAGATCCCAGTCTCGCCAGAATTGCGCGAAAGACCCCAATCTGAGGACTATAGTCATTCCAAACTAGATTGAGACACTCCTCAAGCATTCCGTGCAGCTTCTGCGACCACTCCCAGCCCCTCTTCCTTTGGGAGAGGGGAGTTAGGAACCAATACACAAATGTTTCATTCCTGTCTAAAATGACTATAAAACGACCGTAGAATGTCAGGTGGACCAGATCTTGCGGATGGGCAAGGTGAAGCCCGGCAGCACGTCCTCTCCCGATAAGGTTTCCGGATCTTCGACCAATTCCGGCGCTTGCCCTTGTCGGTAGATCATCACCCGCTTGGCCTTGGGATCCAGCAGCCACCCCAGCCGGCAGCCGTTGTCCATGTATTCTTGCATCTTGGCCTGAGTTTGAATCCAAGAGTCGGTGGGCGAGAGGATCTCCACCACAAAATCGGGGCACAGGGGCAAAAATCCTTGGCGGGTTTCCGGATCCAAAGCTTCCCACTTTTCAATCGGGATCCAGGCCAAATCAGGGGAGCGGTCGCTGCCTGAAGGCAAGGAAAATCCGGTGGAAGAATCAAAGCTTTTCCCTCGGCCCGATTGCCGATTCCAAACATAAACTTCCCCGGCAATTTCAAAGTTAAGATTGCCCGTTTCCCCACCGGTTGGAGACATGATGACCAATTCTCCTTGGGCAGTACGCTCCAGCTTCAGCTCAGGATTGGCGGCACAAAGCCGGATAAAATCTGCTCGGCTGAGGGTTATCAGGGGAGATAGATTCAGAGTCAGAGCAGCCATGGTAGTGTGACTCCGCCTGTTTTTGGCCTATCGCTCAACATTTTTACTGCAGCTGTTTCCAAGGTTGGGAGAGTTCTGCAATTCCGATCCCTGTCATGCAAGAGATCCATCTGAGTTAGCTGGGTTAAGGGTGTGGAAAAAATCTGTATCAGGGATCGTAAATCCGTGAAAGCTACTCATATCAAGCCGACCAGATCTTGCGAATGGGCAAGGTGAAGCCCGGCAGCACGTCCTCTCCTGATAGGGTTTCCGGATCTTCGACCAATTCCGGCGCTTGCCCTTGTCGGTAGATCATCACCCGCTTAGCCTTGGGATCCAGCAGCCACCCCAGCCGGCAGCCGTTGTCCATGTATTCTTGCATCTTGGCCTGAGTTTGGATCCAAGAATCGGTGGGCGAGAGGATCTCCACCACAAAATCGGGGCACAAGGGCAAAAATCCTTGACGGACTGAGGGATCCAAAGCTTCCCACTTTTCAATCGGGATCCAGGCCAAATCAGGGGAGCGGTCGCTGCCTGAAGGCAAGGAAAATCCGGTGGAAGAATCAAAGCTTTTCCCTCGGCCCGATTGCCGATTCCAAAGGGTTAAGTCTGTGGTGATTTCGGCATTCCAGTGGCCGGTTTCCCCGCCGGTTGGAGACATGATAACCAATTCTCCTTGAGCGGTACGCTCCAGCTTCAAGTCAGGATTGGCGGCACAAAGCCGAATAAAATCTGCTCGGCTCAGGGTTGTCAGGGGGGATAGATTCAGAGTCAGAGCAACCATGGCAGGCGTTTGGACACTCCTAAACCATTCTTAGAATGAGCCTAATGGGACCTCAGGATTTGCCCTCTGCTCTTAACCAAGCCACATCTTAACTGGGGTGAGGGGCGGGTTTGGTCAGGCCGATCACCTGAGTGTATGCACCGCGGGCCTGGGTTACACCAATGGTGTGCTCAGCTTTTTCGATCATGGGGCGGCGTAAACTGACCACCAAAAACTGCGCCTGACGAGATTGCTGCCAGATCATATTGGCCAATTTTTCCACATTGGCCCCGTCCAAAAACATATCTACTTCATCAAAGGCGTAAAAGCTGGAAGGGCGGAATCGCTGCAGAGCAAAAATAAAGCTGAGGGCTGTCAAGGATTTTTCTCCTCCCGACATGGCGCTGAGACGGCGCACCGGCTTGCCTTTGGGGTGGGCCACCAAGGTTAGACCGCCTGCGAAGGGATCCTCTGGGTTTTCCAATTCCAAATGGCCATCCCCATCGGAAAGTTGGGCAAAGATGGTCTGAAAATGGCCGTTGACGGCATGAAAGGCATCCAAGAAGGCTTGCCGACGCAGGGTGGAAAAGTTCTCGATGCGCAGCAACAACTCGGTGCGCTCTTGGTGCAGGGTTTCCAGTTTGGCGCTGAGATCCCGCAGGCGAGCTTGGGTCTGTTCGTATTCGGCAATGGCCAGCATGTTTACCGGCTCCAGGGATCGCAATTGCTCTTCGATTTTGCGTTTTTGCCGTTGCAGCTCGTCTAGGGTCAGGGTGGCGGGCAAGTTGGGCAGCGGATCCGGCAGCTCTTGGGCCACCGCTTGCAGTTGGGTTTGCAGTTGGGCCAGCAGGGCCTCTTTTTCCTGTTGTTGGGTGAGGGCGTTGTAGCGTTCCCACTCCAGGCGTTGGATTTGCTGTTGT
Proteins encoded in this region:
- the grpE gene encoding nucleotide exchange factor GrpE; protein product: MTAEEKQPMAPEDTYPELQEEEIDVEAELEKLILEDSEAEAGTSSGETAAEPSPDPGEALKQLQHELEVVRQQLKEKEDAYLRLYADFENYRRRTQREKEEFSQKERQKFVLEILPVVDSFERAQQQLKLETDRERELHNSYQSVYRLLVECLKKMGVSRMKSVGQPFDPNLHEAIARQPSPDYPEDVVAVEYQPGYKLGDLVIRHAMVAVSAGSPSSEPSPPAQATIEAGPENTPASPQNPQPS
- the dnaK gene encoding molecular chaperone DnaK encodes the protein MGKVIGIDLGTTNSCVAVLEGGQPVVITNAEGGRTTPSIVGFAKNNTRLVGQLAKRQAVTNAENTIFSIKRFIGRTFAETEDERRRVPYKVIPGRDNMVEVVVQDRAYTPQEISAMILQKLKADAEAYLGEPVTQAVITVPAYFTDAQRQATKDAGTIAGLEVLRIINEPTAAALAYGLDKQDQDLRILVFDLGGGTFDVSVLQLGSGVFEVQATAGNNHLGGDDFDQRIVDWLIRQFLETEGIDLSRDRMALQRMREAAEKAKIELSSTQVTLINLPFITADDSGPKHLEVELTRGKFEELVRDLVEATVEPTEQALRDADLSPADIDRVLLVGGSTRIPAVQEKIRQIFKKNPDRSVNPDEAVALGAAIQAGVVGGEVKDLLLLDVIPLSIGVETLGGVFTRIIERNTTIPTSKTQIFSTATDGQSVVEIHVLQGERAMAKDNKTLGRFQLTGIPPAPRGVPQIEVSFDIDANGILKVSAREKGTGIEQSVKITNNGGLSSSEIERMRREAEAYAEEDQRRRQLVEARNQSDSLLYNYDKTLQEHGNRLSEARIQRGAQVAGTLRALLANDNVDLATLRNAMEELRAVLLEMGSEIYGAR
- the dnaJ gene encoding molecular chaperone DnaJ, yielding MARDYYEILGVSRDSSKEEIKRAYRRLARKYHPDVNKEPGAEERFKEINRAYEVLSDNELKARYDRFGEAGLSGAAAAASGFQDFAGMGGFADIFESFFTNFAGAGASYARSRQGPVRGDDLRFDLKLEFLEAIFGGEKQIRISHLEVCNVCGGSGAKPGTEVKTCPTCGGSGQVRRATRTPFGNFTQVSVCPTCGGSGQVLEEPCYNCNGEGLAQTTKKLRINIPAGVDSGTRLRVSGEGDAGRRGGPPGDLYVYLFVEPDPDFQRDGLTILSEVRVSYLQAILGAKVSVPTVDSKAGLEEEVELTIPAGSQPGTVLTLEGKGVPRIGNPMSRGDHQITLVVEIPTRISSEERELLMRLAELHGERINKRDGFLGGLLRGLAQMPGNREREEE
- a CDS encoding sulfurtransferase TusA family protein is translated as MTAEAVSSEEVKFILDQRGIPCPLNYVRAKLRLERMAPGELLELWLDAGEPLEQVPNSLAMAGHRIEGQAAAPEGHHILWVRRGTPESA
- the rsgA gene encoding ribosome small subunit-dependent GTPase A; the encoded protein is MSPVKPEGKDCTGWVRAAQANFYRVRIDPSLAALFPEIPAQFPAQKPTPAEILCTSRAKLKKTGQQVMVGDWVEVRLPPAAADLWPERGVIEAILPRRTQLPRPAIANATQVLVVVALAEPDPEPNALSRLLVQAEASQLRVQVVLNKCDCVDPEVATTWVERLQRWGYEPLLVSAHTQAGIPQLQQCCRDQISVVMGPSGVGKSSLLNRLLPDVRLATQAVSRRLGHGRHTTRHVELFPLPEGGWIADSPGFNAGEGIPPVHPLQLIRCFPEVRDRLGACQFRDCLHHREPGCGLRDLDWERRTFYLQLLQEVQQVQKASVGLIQPGQDPSLARIARKTPI
- a CDS encoding Uma2 family endonuclease — encoded protein: MAALTLNLSPLITLSRADFIRLCAANPELKLERTAQGELVIMSPTGGETGNLNFEIAGEVYVWNRQSGRGKSFDSSTGFSLPSGSDRSPDLAWIPIEKWEALDPETRQGFLPLCPDFVVEILSPTDSWIQTQAKMQEYMDNGCRLGWLLDPKAKRVMIYRQGQAPELVEDPETLSGEDVLPGFTLPIRKIWST
- a CDS encoding Uma2 family endonuclease: MVALTLNLSPLTTLSRADFIRLCAANPDLKLERTAQGELVIMSPTGGETGHWNAEITTDLTLWNRQSGRGKSFDSSTGFSLPSGSDRSPDLAWIPIEKWEALDPSVRQGFLPLCPDFVVEILSPTDSWIQTQAKMQEYMDNGCRLGWLLDPKAKRVMIYRQGQAPELVEDPETLSGEDVLPGFTLPIRKIWSA